In one Roseburia intestinalis L1-82 genomic region, the following are encoded:
- a CDS encoding DUF896 domain-containing protein: protein MKQEQIDRINALYRKSQAEGLTEAEKEEQAMLRKAYVADVKRNLVAQLNNIDMQNPDGTVTNLGEEYGNKKKLS, encoded by the coding sequence ATGAAACAGGAACAGATTGACAGAATCAACGCACTTTACCGCAAATCACAGGCGGAAGGACTTACCGAGGCGGAAAAAGAAGAACAGGCAATGCTGCGAAAGGCTTATGTTGCGGATGTAAAACGCAATCTTGTAGCACAGTTAAATAACATTGATATGCAAAATCCGGACGGTACGGTCACAAACCTTGGCGAAGAATATGGAAATAAGAAAAAGCTTTCCTGA
- a CDS encoding glutamate-5-semialdehyde dehydrogenase — protein MELEPICQGAKAASRTLATLGANEKNQALIAVADALIAASADIIAANEKDLENGRNNHMPEGLLDRLMLNEARIAQIAEGLQQVAALDDPIGEVLSMKKRPNGLMIGKKRVPLGVVGMIYEARPNVTVDAFGLCFKTGNAVILKGGSDAIYSNIAIVSVIQKTLEQLGIPKEAASLIEDTSRDTATAFMKMNQYVDVLIPRGGAGLIRAVVNQATIPVIETGTGNCHIFVDESADFDMAVNIILNAKTQRIGVCNACESLVIHEKIVDAFMPKLTEALQKKNVEVHADERSFAAAEADAALNKELIKPAVEEDWGREYLDYTISAKTVTSVDEAIAHINRYNTGHSEAIITENYTNAQKFLDEVDAACVYVNASTRFSDGFEFGFGAEIGISTQKLHARGPMGLEALTSTKYIIYGNGQVRP, from the coding sequence ATGGAACTAGAACCAATATGCCAGGGAGCCAAAGCTGCATCCCGCACCCTTGCCACGTTAGGCGCCAATGAGAAAAATCAGGCTCTTATCGCAGTGGCAGATGCACTTATTGCTGCATCTGCTGATATCATTGCCGCAAATGAAAAAGACCTTGAAAATGGCAGGAATAATCATATGCCGGAAGGACTATTAGACCGTCTGATGCTAAATGAAGCGAGAATCGCACAGATTGCGGAAGGTCTGCAGCAGGTAGCGGCTTTAGATGATCCGATCGGGGAAGTCCTTTCCATGAAAAAACGTCCGAACGGTCTGATGATCGGAAAAAAACGTGTACCGCTTGGTGTGGTCGGCATGATCTATGAGGCAAGACCGAATGTGACCGTTGATGCCTTCGGGCTTTGTTTTAAGACCGGGAATGCTGTGATCTTAAAGGGGGGAAGTGATGCGATCTATTCGAATATCGCGATCGTTTCGGTTATCCAGAAGACATTAGAGCAGCTTGGTATTCCAAAAGAAGCAGCATCTCTGATCGAAGATACGTCAAGGGATACTGCGACAGCATTCATGAAAATGAACCAGTATGTCGACGTTCTGATTCCACGTGGTGGAGCAGGACTGATCCGTGCAGTTGTGAATCAGGCAACGATACCTGTGATCGAGACAGGAACCGGAAACTGTCATATTTTTGTGGACGAGTCTGCTGATTTTGACATGGCGGTAAATATCATTCTGAATGCCAAAACCCAGAGGATCGGTGTCTGTAATGCCTGCGAGTCGCTTGTCATTCATGAAAAGATCGTGGATGCGTTTATGCCGAAACTGACAGAGGCACTTCAGAAAAAAAACGTGGAGGTGCATGCAGATGAGAGAAGTTTTGCGGCAGCAGAAGCCGACGCTGCATTGAATAAAGAACTAATCAAACCGGCGGTGGAAGAAGACTGGGGCAGGGAATATTTAGATTATACGATCTCTGCAAAGACGGTAACTTCCGTGGATGAGGCAATCGCCCATATTAACCGCTATAATACAGGACATTCCGAGGCAATCATTACGGAAAATTATACCAATGCACAGAAGTTTTTAGATGAAGTGGATGCTGCCTGTGTCTATGTCAATGCATCCACACGGTTTTCGGATGGTTTTGAGTTTGGTTTTGGCGCGGAGATCGGTATCAGCACGCAGAAACTTCATGCAAGAGGTCCGATGGGCTTAGAAGCATTAACCAGCACAAAATATATCATTTATGGAAATGGTCAGGTAAGACCATAA
- the miaB gene encoding tRNA (N6-isopentenyl adenosine(37)-C2)-methylthiotransferase MiaB, with protein MSQKVTTGVRPTLRIADKNQIPATEPERQYYFMDIAKEYLRQLSEEKGSPLTFHVSTFGCQMNARDSEKLVGILEKIGYVEEDSEEADFVIYNTCTVRENANNKVYGRLGYLNGFQKKNPFMMIGLCGCMMQEPTVVEKIKQSYRFVNLIFGTHNIYKFAELIVTALENSYSEHAAGHGTSMTIDIWKDTDKIVEDLPVERKYSFKSGVNIMFGCNNFCSYCIVPYVRGRERSREPKEIIREVERLAADGVVEIMLLGQNVNSYGKNLEQPMTFAQLLQEIEKVDGIERIRFMTSHPKDLSDDLIEVMKNSKKICKHLHLPLQSGSSRILKLMNRRYDKEHYLELVDKIRAAVPDIALTTDIIVGFPGETEEDFEETMDVVRKVRYDSAFTFIYSKRTGTPAAVMEDQIPEDVIKARFDRLLKEVQTISAEKAGALTGQTLPVLIEEKNEQDASLVTGRLSNNSVVHLPGTEDMIGKIVDVKLLECKGFYYMGESI; from the coding sequence ATGAGTCAGAAAGTTACAACGGGAGTGCGCCCGACATTGCGCATCGCAGATAAAAACCAGATTCCGGCAACGGAACCGGAACGTCAGTATTACTTTATGGATATTGCAAAAGAGTATTTAAGACAGCTTTCCGAGGAAAAAGGAAGTCCGCTGACTTTTCATGTATCCACATTCGGATGCCAGATGAATGCAAGGGACTCCGAAAAATTAGTCGGTATTCTGGAAAAGATCGGCTATGTGGAGGAAGATTCCGAGGAAGCAGATTTTGTTATTTATAACACCTGTACGGTTCGTGAGAATGCAAACAATAAAGTATACGGACGACTGGGATACTTAAACGGCTTTCAGAAGAAAAATCCATTTATGATGATCGGACTGTGCGGTTGTATGATGCAGGAACCGACAGTGGTAGAAAAGATTAAACAGAGTTACCGTTTTGTAAACCTGATCTTTGGAACACATAATATCTATAAATTTGCAGAGCTGATCGTTACCGCATTGGAAAACAGTTATTCAGAGCATGCGGCAGGTCATGGTACATCCATGACGATCGATATCTGGAAAGATACCGATAAGATCGTTGAGGATCTTCCGGTTGAAAGAAAATACTCCTTTAAATCAGGTGTTAATATTATGTTTGGATGCAACAACTTCTGTAGTTATTGTATCGTACCGTATGTGCGCGGCAGGGAGCGGAGCAGAGAGCCCAAAGAAATCATCCGTGAGGTGGAACGCCTTGCGGCTGACGGAGTTGTGGAAATTATGCTTCTGGGACAGAATGTCAATTCTTATGGCAAAAATTTAGAGCAGCCAATGACGTTTGCACAGCTTTTGCAGGAGATCGAAAAGGTAGATGGCATTGAGCGTATCCGTTTTATGACTTCCCATCCAAAGGACCTTTCCGATGATCTGATCGAAGTTATGAAAAATTCCAAAAAGATCTGTAAACATCTGCATCTTCCATTACAGTCAGGAAGCAGCCGTATTTTAAAACTGATGAACCGGCGCTATGACAAGGAACATTATTTAGAACTGGTAGATAAGATCCGTGCCGCAGTGCCTGATATTGCACTTACAACGGATATTATTGTCGGATTCCCTGGAGAGACAGAGGAAGATTTTGAGGAAACCATGGACGTGGTACGTAAAGTGCGTTACGACAGTGCGTTTACTTTTATTTATTCCAAACGTACCGGAACTCCTGCGGCAGTGATGGAAGACCAGATCCCGGAGGACGTGATCAAGGCACGGTTTGACCGTCTGTTAAAAGAAGTGCAGACGATCTCCGCAGAAAAAGCAGGAGCGCTGACCGGACAGACACTTCCGGTTCTGATCGAAGAAAAAAATGAGCAGGATGCGTCACTTGTGACCGGAAGACTCAGCAATAACTCTGTGGTACATCTTCCTGGAACTGAGGATATGATCGGAAAAATCGTGGATGTGAAACTGTTGGAATGCAAAGGCTTCTATTACATGGGGGAGAGTATATAA
- a CDS encoding NusG domain II-containing protein produces MKKKDITFLAVVFIGLAGIAAGFYLTHQDTGASVEVTVDGAIYGTYPLDVDKEIPIQKDGKTTNLLVIKDGKADVTEADCPDKLCVHQKAISKTNETIVCLPNKVVVQVIGTGESELDSIAR; encoded by the coding sequence ATGAAGAAAAAAGATATTACTTTTTTAGCTGTAGTTTTCATAGGCTTAGCAGGGATCGCGGCAGGATTTTATCTGACACATCAGGATACCGGTGCAAGCGTGGAGGTTACAGTAGACGGAGCAATCTATGGAACTTATCCGCTTGATGTGGACAAGGAGATCCCAATCCAGAAGGACGGGAAAACGACGAATCTGCTTGTGATCAAAGATGGAAAAGCGGATGTGACAGAAGCAGACTGCCCGGACAAACTCTGTGTGCACCAGAAAGCTATTTCAAAAACAAATGAAACAATCGTCTGTCTGCCAAACAAAGTAGTGGTGCAGGTGATTGGTACAGGAGAAAGTGAGTTGGATTCCATTGCGAGATAA
- a CDS encoding FAD:protein FMN transferase: MKRNYRLFLCILLSMPVLLLSGCDLPSRLNFGKTSGSGESISKSGFYFNTVITVTLYGTKDETLLDDCFSLADTYENYFSNTIADSDVSKINAADGAPVTVHEETAELIKKGLYYGDLSNGKFDITIGKLSDLWDVSTKALLEKTDASMIPSDDEIKKALTTVDYQNVVVDGNTVTLKDPSAKIDLGGIAKGYIADRMKDYLNQKGAACGYINLGGNVLCLGAKPDGSSYNIGIQRPFDDEGAAMLAVSVTDQTVVSSGVYERYFEVDGKRYHHILDTATGYPYDNGLLGVSIITDESVDGDGLSTTCFALGLADGMALVESLDNTEAVFITEDYELHFSSGMGTKIPYQVME, translated from the coding sequence ATGAAACGAAACTATCGATTATTTTTATGTATACTGCTGTCTATGCCGGTTTTACTGCTATCGGGTTGTGATCTGCCATCCCGGCTCAATTTTGGCAAAACTTCCGGCTCCGGCGAATCGATCTCCAAATCGGGTTTTTATTTTAATACCGTCATTACCGTCACCTTATATGGAACAAAAGACGAAACCCTGCTCGATGACTGTTTTTCTCTGGCAGACACTTATGAAAATTATTTTTCCAACACGATCGCAGACAGCGATGTGTCAAAAATCAATGCGGCAGACGGTGCACCTGTCACCGTGCATGAAGAGACCGCAGAACTGATCAAAAAAGGTCTTTATTATGGAGATCTGAGCAATGGAAAATTTGATATTACGATTGGAAAATTATCGGATCTGTGGGATGTTTCTACCAAGGCTTTATTAGAGAAAACAGATGCCTCTATGATTCCATCTGATGATGAGATCAAAAAGGCTTTAACGACAGTAGACTATCAGAATGTAGTTGTAGATGGCAATACCGTCACCTTAAAAGATCCGTCCGCTAAAATTGATCTCGGCGGAATTGCCAAAGGATATATTGCAGACCGCATGAAAGATTACCTGAATCAAAAAGGAGCCGCCTGCGGCTATATCAACCTCGGCGGCAATGTGCTCTGTCTTGGTGCAAAACCGGACGGTTCTTCCTATAATATTGGCATCCAGCGTCCGTTTGACGATGAGGGCGCTGCAATGCTCGCTGTATCCGTGACCGACCAGACCGTTGTGTCTTCCGGTGTTTATGAGCGCTATTTTGAGGTGGACGGCAAACGCTATCATCACATTTTAGATACTGCTACCGGATATCCCTATGATAACGGACTGCTGGGTGTTTCGATCATCACGGACGAATCCGTGGACGGTGATGGACTCTCCACCACCTGTTTTGCACTGGGTTTAGCTGACGGGATGGCGCTTGTGGAAAGTCTGGATAATACAGAAGCCGTTTTTATTACGGAGGATTATGAACTGCATTTTAGTTCGGGGATGGGGACTAAAATTCCGTATCAGGTGATGGAGTGA
- the ruvA gene encoding Holliday junction branch migration protein RuvA, translating into MYSYIKGILRDMDEESIVVETGGIGYHIYTTGQTFRYLPSVGEEVKVYTYLHVREDAMLLFGFLTKDELKIYKLLLGVSGIGPKGALAILSVMTTDDLRFAVLGDDAKAIAKAPGVGTKTAQRLILELKDKMSLEDAFEQKFEKTGEPAENHAQGTKNEAVQALVALGYSSSEALRALNGIEITEETDVEEILKMALKNMAFL; encoded by the coding sequence ATGTATTCATACATCAAAGGCATTTTGAGAGATATGGATGAGGAGAGCATTGTGGTGGAAACCGGAGGAATCGGTTACCATATCTACACAACCGGACAGACATTCCGGTATCTTCCTTCTGTCGGGGAAGAAGTAAAAGTATATACTTATCTGCATGTCAGGGAAGATGCCATGCTGCTTTTTGGATTTCTGACCAAAGATGAATTGAAAATCTACAAGCTGCTTTTAGGTGTCAGCGGGATCGGACCGAAGGGAGCACTTGCGATTCTGTCCGTGATGACGACCGATGATCTGCGGTTTGCAGTCCTTGGTGATGATGCAAAAGCGATTGCAAAGGCACCGGGAGTCGGTACAAAGACGGCGCAGAGACTGATTCTGGAATTAAAAGATAAAATGAGCTTAGAAGACGCGTTTGAACAGAAGTTTGAAAAGACGGGCGAACCGGCAGAAAATCACGCCCAGGGCACCAAAAACGAGGCGGTGCAGGCTTTAGTTGCACTTGGATATTCGTCCTCGGAGGCGCTGCGTGCATTAAACGGCATTGAGATTACAGAAGAGACGGACGTGGAAGAAATATTAAAGATGGCATTAAAGAATATGGCATTTTTATAG
- a CDS encoding 5-formyltetrahydrofolate cyclo-ligase yields MEIRKSFPDKKEIRKKHLAIRNAMSEPEKHEKSRKICDNLLKSDWYAKTDWIFGYYPLGKEADCLTFLRQALHDGKHVALPRTGTDCTMEFYEITSFAQTSEGAFHVMEPTVECRRINPMDLYDQQVAVLVPGVVFTPTGSRYGYGKGFYDRYFARFAKLNRYALAYENQLEPELEVLDTDIKMYRIYTEESEYKII; encoded by the coding sequence ATGGAAATAAGAAAAAGCTTTCCTGATAAAAAAGAAATCCGGAAAAAACATCTTGCCATCCGAAATGCAATGTCAGAACCTGAAAAACATGAAAAGAGCAGAAAAATCTGTGATAATCTGTTAAAATCGGACTGGTATGCCAAAACAGACTGGATTTTTGGATATTATCCGCTTGGAAAAGAAGCAGACTGCCTGACGTTTCTCAGACAGGCGTTACATGATGGAAAACATGTCGCGCTGCCACGGACAGGAACAGACTGTACCATGGAATTTTACGAGATCACATCTTTCGCACAGACATCAGAGGGTGCATTTCATGTCATGGAACCAACTGTGGAATGCCGCCGTATAAATCCCATGGATTTATACGACCAACAGGTTGCAGTCTTAGTTCCAGGAGTCGTCTTTACCCCCACTGGCAGCCGCTACGGCTACGGTAAGGGCTTTTACGACCGCTATTTTGCAAGATTTGCAAAGCTAAACCGCTATGCATTAGCTTACGAGAACCAGCTTGAACCAGAGTTGGAAGTACTTGATACAGATATAAAAATGTATCGTATCTATACCGAAGAAAGTGAATATAAGATAATCTGA
- the proB gene encoding glutamate 5-kinase, with amino-acid sequence MDQKSFHFHEKKRVVVKIGSSSLNYEETGSLNFTKLEHLVRELCNLRNRGMDVCLVSSGAIAVGRQSLGMTERPRELSTKQACAAVGQARLMMIYQKLFAEYNQVAGQVLMTKNTMVNPVSRENAKNTFDELFRLGAIPIVNENDTVSTYEMQFGDNDTLSAIVASLIGADLLILLSDIDGLFTDDPHKNPDAKLIEVVEKMDSDILGMAKSTTGSDVGTGGMATKLTAAKIATLSGTDMIIANGADVCVLHHIFDDSFRGTIFKAQKKETFRIQDFILETIG; translated from the coding sequence ATGGACCAGAAAAGTTTTCACTTTCATGAGAAAAAAAGAGTTGTTGTTAAGATCGGTTCTTCTTCATTAAATTATGAGGAGACCGGTAGTCTGAATTTTACAAAACTAGAGCACTTAGTGCGCGAGCTTTGCAACTTAAGAAACAGGGGGATGGATGTCTGCTTAGTCAGTTCCGGTGCGATCGCAGTTGGAAGACAGTCGCTTGGCATGACAGAGCGGCCACGGGAACTCTCTACAAAACAGGCATGTGCAGCAGTCGGACAGGCAAGACTGATGATGATCTACCAGAAGCTGTTTGCAGAATATAACCAGGTGGCAGGTCAGGTGCTTATGACCAAAAATACCATGGTCAACCCAGTTTCCAGAGAAAATGCCAAAAATACATTTGATGAATTGTTCCGTTTAGGTGCGATCCCGATTGTCAATGAAAATGACACGGTATCTACCTATGAGATGCAGTTTGGTGACAATGACACGCTTTCTGCGATCGTTGCTTCCCTGATTGGAGCAGATCTTTTGATTTTGTTATCCGATATTGACGGATTATTTACGGATGATCCGCATAAGAATCCGGATGCAAAATTGATCGAAGTGGTCGAAAAGATGGATTCAGACATTCTTGGAATGGCAAAGAGTACGACCGGAAGCGATGTCGGAACCGGCGGCATGGCGACCAAGCTGACCGCGGCAAAGATCGCGACACTTTCCGGGACAGATATGATCATTGCAAACGGAGCAGATGTCTGTGTACTGCATCATATTTTTGATGACAGCTTTAGGGGAACCATTTTTAAGGCACAGAAAAAGGAAACATTCCGTATACAGGATTTTATATTAGAAACAATCGGATAG
- a CDS encoding right-handed parallel beta-helix repeat-containing protein has translation MTDLCRKYYVDSINGSDTNDGLSENSAFASLFAINRLALKPGDHILLACGSVFEKQFLQIRDSGTKQMPIVIGSYGCGEDPLIKTDGQGIWYQDYGKELDSPMHVYHGYVSSAVLLFDAEYIIIQDIEITNSADKVIGENYSQADKMERTGVAVVAKEKGLRCGITLRNLKIHDVHGNVYDKHMNNGGIYMTALQPAEEAMTGVARFSDILVEGCYVYRVSRWGIAVGYSYAHEKFAGAELDKKRFLKYGHENIVIRDNYVKMAGGDGITVMYALRPFVEHNMTDSVACEINDRIYCNPGNRGGKVAAAIWPWKCKDALFCYNEVADTRLNQDGMAYDADSGDGTVYEYNYSRQNEGGCVMFCMQEAIHNTFRNNVSYDDLGGTISPSENPDALLTDNIFYVRKGVPFVRKNMDGGNFTEENNQIIQL, from the coding sequence ATGACAGACTTGTGCAGGAAATATTATGTCGATTCGATAAACGGAAGTGATACCAATGACGGTTTGAGTGAAAACAGTGCATTCGCAAGTCTTTTTGCCATCAATAGGCTTGCACTAAAACCGGGGGATCACATATTGCTTGCGTGTGGAAGTGTTTTTGAAAAACAGTTTTTACAGATTCGTGACAGCGGAACAAAGCAGATGCCGATTGTAATTGGAAGTTATGGATGTGGTGAAGATCCTCTGATAAAGACAGACGGACAGGGAATCTGGTATCAGGATTATGGAAAAGAACTGGATTCGCCGATGCATGTTTACCATGGTTATGTTTCCTCGGCAGTACTTCTATTTGATGCCGAGTATATTATCATACAGGATATTGAGATTACAAACAGTGCGGATAAAGTGATCGGCGAAAATTATTCACAGGCAGATAAAATGGAGCGTACAGGTGTTGCAGTCGTTGCAAAAGAGAAAGGTTTAAGATGTGGAATCACACTTCGAAATCTTAAAATCCATGATGTTCATGGAAATGTTTATGACAAGCATATGAATAATGGCGGCATCTATATGACAGCATTACAGCCAGCGGAAGAAGCAATGACAGGAGTGGCAAGATTTTCAGATATCCTGGTGGAGGGATGCTATGTATATCGTGTGAGCCGTTGGGGGATCGCAGTCGGGTATAGTTATGCACATGAGAAATTTGCGGGTGCAGAACTGGATAAAAAAAGGTTTTTGAAATATGGTCATGAGAATATTGTGATACGGGATAATTATGTGAAAATGGCAGGTGGAGATGGAATAACGGTCATGTATGCACTGCGCCCGTTTGTGGAACATAATATGACCGATTCTGTGGCATGTGAGATCAATGACCGTATTTATTGCAATCCGGGCAACCGTGGTGGAAAGGTTGCTGCGGCAATCTGGCCATGGAAATGTAAAGATGCGTTGTTTTGTTATAATGAAGTGGCAGACACGCGGCTGAATCAGGACGGGATGGCTTACGATGCAGATTCCGGGGATGGAACGGTGTATGAGTATAATTACAGCAGGCAAAATGAAGGCGGTTGTGTGATGTTTTGTATGCAGGAGGCCATTCATAACACATTTCGTAATAACGTCAGTTATGATGATTTAGGTGGAACCATCAGCCCGTCCGAAAACCCGGATGCACTGCTTACAGATAATATATTTTATGTTCGCAAGGGAGTTCCTTTTGTGAGAAAGAATATGGATGGTGGAAACTTTACGGAAGAAAATAATCAGATCATACAGTTATAA
- a CDS encoding IS1634 family transposase, giving the protein MRITTSKSKNSESFYITQSYTNANGKSTSKTIRKLGTLAELSAQLHTDRDGVVEWANEQARLETLKYKSEKEDATVMIPFHSNRLMDYNKQKLFSGGYLFLQSIYYGLKLDSVCRKIKSRHKFEYDLNAILSDLIYTRVLEPSSKSSSFRAAKQFLEPPTYELHDVYRALSVLASEMDFIQSEVYKNSFFLGDRMDRILYYDCTNYYFEIEQEDGDKKYGKSKEHRPNPIIQMGLFTDGDGIPLAFSLFPGNQNEQKSLKPLETKILQQFGCDKFIYCSDAGLASEDNRVLNHMGQRAFIVTQSIKKLPAEDRAWALKKTGFKRLSDDKPVDLTKLTDDDKNQLYYKDEPLTTKKLDQKLIITYSPKYAAYQKAIRAEQICRAEKMVANGSLKKQRKNPNDPARFVNKVAVTNEGEKAKIHYYLDTDKIAEEEMYDGLYAVCTDLLDDDVADILKVSEGRWQIEDCFRTMKTDFEARPVYLNREDRIKAHFLTCFLALLHFRLLNRSLKGTYTTEQLLHTLKDIKFTDIEEQGFMPVYERQEITDDLHETCGFRTDYQFITKRKMKGIQKKSKRR; this is encoded by the coding sequence GTGCGTATAACAACATCAAAATCAAAAAATTCTGAGTCCTTTTACATCACTCAGTCCTATACAAATGCCAATGGGAAAAGTACTTCCAAAACCATCCGAAAATTAGGTACGTTAGCTGAATTATCGGCGCAGCTCCACACGGATCGTGACGGAGTTGTTGAATGGGCAAATGAACAGGCTCGTCTTGAAACACTGAAATATAAAAGTGAAAAAGAGGATGCTACTGTCATGATTCCATTTCATTCCAACAGACTCATGGACTATAATAAGCAGAAACTTTTTTCTGGCGGATATCTTTTTCTTCAGTCTATTTACTATGGACTTAAGCTCGATTCTGTCTGCCGAAAAATCAAAAGCCGACATAAATTCGAGTATGATCTTAATGCTATTTTATCTGATTTAATTTATACAAGGGTTCTGGAACCTTCCAGCAAAAGTTCTTCCTTTCGAGCAGCAAAACAGTTCCTTGAGCCTCCAACTTATGAACTTCATGATGTTTACCGAGCTCTTTCTGTTCTTGCTTCTGAAATGGATTTTATTCAATCAGAAGTTTATAAAAACAGCTTTTTTCTTGGTGACAGAATGGATCGGATCCTTTATTATGATTGCACAAACTACTACTTTGAAATCGAACAGGAAGATGGAGATAAAAAATACGGAAAAAGCAAAGAGCACCGTCCGAATCCCATTATTCAAATGGGACTCTTTACAGATGGTGACGGAATACCTTTGGCTTTCTCACTCTTTCCTGGAAACCAAAATGAGCAGAAATCCTTAAAACCTTTAGAAACAAAGATTCTCCAACAATTCGGCTGTGATAAGTTTATCTATTGTAGTGACGCCGGACTTGCTTCTGAGGATAACCGTGTTCTTAATCACATGGGACAGAGGGCATTTATTGTCACTCAGTCCATCAAAAAGCTGCCTGCTGAAGACCGGGCATGGGCTTTAAAGAAAACTGGCTTCAAACGTCTCTCAGATGATAAACCTGTTGATCTCACAAAACTGACAGATGATGACAAGAACCAGCTTTATTATAAAGACGAACCATTGACAACAAAAAAACTGGATCAAAAATTAATCATAACCTACTCCCCTAAATATGCCGCTTATCAGAAAGCCATCCGTGCGGAGCAGATCTGTCGGGCAGAAAAAATGGTTGCAAATGGCTCTCTAAAAAAACAGCGTAAAAATCCAAATGATCCTGCAAGATTTGTAAATAAGGTAGCTGTAACCAACGAAGGAGAAAAAGCTAAGATCCACTATTATCTCGATACGGATAAGATTGCTGAAGAAGAAATGTATGACGGACTTTATGCGGTATGTACAGACCTGCTTGATGATGACGTTGCAGATATCTTAAAAGTCAGTGAAGGAAGATGGCAGATTGAAGACTGTTTCAGAACTATGAAAACAGACTTTGAAGCCAGACCCGTTTACTTAAACCGTGAAGATCGGATTAAAGCTCATTTCCTCACCTGCTTTCTTGCTCTGTTACATTTCCGGTTATTAAACCGCTCCTTGAAAGGGACTTATACCACAGAACAATTACTTCACACTTTAAAAGACATAAAATTTACGGATATAGAAGAACAGGGCTTCATGCCGGTATATGAACGTCAGGAAATCACTGATGATCTCCATGAAACCTGCGGATTCAGAACGGACTATCAATTCATAACAAAACGGAAAATGAAAGGAATTCAGAAAAAAAGTAAGCGGAGATAA
- a CDS encoding Gx transporter family protein produces the protein MRDKKKTAYLGVYLALALICSYVESLIPFYFGIPGVKLGLTNIVVVLMLYCVGTKEALAVSALRIVLAGFLFGNMFSILYSLAGGLLSFLVMYLLKRMKWFGVLPVSVSGGIFHNVGQLIVAAYVVENYNIFYYMPVLLFAGALTGFLIGIAAQEMIKRIGNRMV, from the coding sequence TTGCGAGATAAGAAAAAAACGGCATACTTAGGTGTATATCTGGCACTGGCACTGATCTGCAGCTATGTGGAGTCACTGATTCCGTTTTATTTTGGAATACCAGGTGTAAAACTTGGACTGACGAACATTGTTGTGGTACTGATGCTATATTGCGTTGGCACAAAAGAGGCACTGGCAGTTTCTGCATTGCGTATCGTGCTGGCGGGTTTTCTGTTTGGAAATATGTTCAGTATTTTATATAGTCTGGCAGGCGGACTGCTCAGTTTCCTTGTAATGTATCTATTAAAAAGGATGAAATGGTTTGGCGTTCTGCCTGTCAGTGTGAGCGGTGGAATTTTTCACAATGTCGGACAGCTTATTGTGGCAGCGTATGTTGTTGAAAATTATAATATTTTTTATTATATGCCGGTGCTTTTATTTGCCGGTGCGCTGACCGGGTTTCTGATCGGCATTGCGGCACAGGAAATGATAAAACGGATTGGAAACCGGATGGTGTAA